From the Corythoichthys intestinalis isolate RoL2023-P3 chromosome 13, ASM3026506v1, whole genome shotgun sequence genome, one window contains:
- the npy2rl gene encoding neuropeptide Y receptor Y2, like: protein MDWVSVEQDPLTNITSSDESATDATPPTFPEDPIRLPGVQAVLIMAYCAIILLGLLGNSLVIYVIYRFKTLRTVTNFFIANLAVADLLVNALCLPFTLAYTLQGEWQFGSALCFLVPFAQGLAVHVSILTLNVIALDRHRCIIHHLETRMRKDTCFWVIALTWLLSAALASPLAIFREYGSFTLTPGHSIRACTEKWPGSSTDGTVYSVSMLVLQYFLPLAVISFAYTRIWSKLRAHVNPAEAGGEGASVGSERQRRRRKTTKMLVTMVVVFAVSWLPYHAFQLATDIDSSVPDMPHFRLLYTLFHVVAMCSTFANPLLYGWMNRNFRAAFLAAFKLRDRLGPRGHRDSVHPLDGEGEGGRLKLAQGRQEVASACLNATDV from the exons ATGGACTGGGTCAGCGTCGAGCAGGACCCGCTTACGAACATCACTTCCAGCGACGAGTCTGCCACCGACGCAACGCCTCCGACCTTCCCCGAAGACCCCATCCGATTACCAGGCGTGCAG GCGGTGTTGATCATGGCCTACTGCGCCATCATCCTCCTGGGGCTTTTGGGTAATTCTCTTGTCATCTACGTCATCTACCGCTTCAAGACGCTACGCACCGTCACTAACTTCTTCATTGCCAACTTGGCTGTCG CTGACCTACTGGTGAATGCGCTTTGTCTCCCGTTCACGCTGGCCTACACGCTTCAAGGCGAGTGGCAGTTCGGTAGCGCCCTCTGCTTCCTGGTGCCCTTCGCCCAGGGTCTGGCAGTCCACGTATCCATTCTGACCCTCAACGTCATCGCCCTGGATCGCCACAG GTGCATCATTCACCATCTGGAAACCCGGATGCGGAAAGACACATGCTTCTGGGTGATCGCGCTGACCTGGTTGCTGAGCGCCGCGCTGGCCAGCCCGCTTGCCATTTTTCGAGAGTATGGCTCCTTCACGCTGACGCCGGGGCACAGCATCCGG GCGTGCACAGAAAAGTGGCCCGGATCCAGCACGGACGGGACGGTGTACAGCGTCTCCATGCTGGTGCTGCAGTACTTCCTCCCGCTCGCTGTCATTTCCTTCGCGTACACTCGCATCTGGTCCAAGCTGCGAGCTCACGTCAACCCGGCGGAGGCCGGTGGCGAGGGAGCATCAGTGGGCTCCGAACGCCAGCGCCGCCGCCGCAAGACCACCAAAATGCTGGTGACCATGGTTGTGGTATTCGCCGTCAGTTGGCTGCCCTACCACGCCTTTCAGCTAGCCACTGACATCGACAGCAGCGTGCCGGACATGCCGCACTTCCGCCTGCTATACACCCTCTTTCACGTGGTAGCCATGTGCTCCACCTTCGCCAACCCGCTGCTCTACGGATGGATGAACCGCAACTTTCGCGCCGCCTTCCTAGCCGCCTTCAAGCTCAGGGACAGACTGGGGCCGCGCGGACACAGAGACTCCGTGCATCCGCTGGATGGAGAAGGCGAGGGCGGAAGGTTGAAGTTGGCGCAGGGGAGGCAGGAAGTCGCTTCAGCCTGCCTCAACGCCACTGACGTGTGA
- the LOC130928124 gene encoding fibrinogen alpha chain isoform X2, protein MAGDSPTYFLVNDAVLPGWTFRRVPVASGKCPSGCRLQAALSQTDSDTAAKIYEVCNKARTSESSLENVMAKVADVYRRHRKVLVIRHVSELKLVQDGAQLARKLTSLRQRSLRLQRRLKQLNERVRQQVEELWRAEVDVDMKLRACKGSCRTALALGVDHHNYHTLLADVSETYSRRKKKAPQDIPQITVRSLEEFALPSEAYKWIPTVQKELLTQFEDIPKNQIFVENGDS, encoded by the exons ATGGCCGGCGACAGTCCGACCTATTTCCTGGTGAACGACGCTGTCCTGCCCGGTTGGACGTTCCGCCGTGTTCCAGTAGCGAGTGG GAAGTGTCCATCCGGTTGCCGCTTGCAGGCCGCCCTTTCGCAGACTGACTCAGACACTGCCGCGAAGATCTATGAAGTCTGCAACAAGGCCAGGACGTCGGAAAGTTCACTTGAAAATGTGATGGCAAAAGTCGCCGATGTCTACCGCCGCCACAGGAAGGTCCTGGTCATCCGACACG TGTCGGAGCTAAAGTTGGTGCAAGACGGCGCTCAGCTAGCGAGGAAGCTAACGTCGCTGCGCCAACGATCCTTGCGGCTGCAAAGACGGCTGAAGCAGCTGAACGAGCGAGTCCGGCAGCAGGTGGAAGAACTTTGGCGAGCTGag GTGGACGTAGACATGAAACTGCGAGCGTGCAAGGGCTCCTGCAGGACGGCGCTAGCACTTGGCGTCGATCACCACAACTACCACACGCTTCTGGCCGACGTGTCTGAGACATATAGCCGGAGAAAGAAGAAGGCCCCACAAGATATCCCGCAAATCACAGTGCGCTCTCTGGAAGAGTTTGCGCTGCCGTCCGAAGCCTACAAGTGGATCCCCACCGTCCAGAAAGAGCTTCTCACCCAATTTGAAGACATTCCGAAAAACCAGATCTTTGTGGAAAATGGCGACTCCTAG
- the LOC130928124 gene encoding fibrinogen alpha chain isoform X1, whose amino-acid sequence MAGDSPTYFLVNDAVLPGWTFRRVPVASGMTKSCRVAGCHTRKSSELHLKFFILPREKKRTSKWPKANNRGTVKRRFRGPFMDILLLDRKCPSGCRLQAALSQTDSDTAAKIYEVCNKARTSESSLENVMAKVADVYRRHRKVLVIRHVSELKLVQDGAQLARKLTSLRQRSLRLQRRLKQLNERVRQQVEELWRAEVDVDMKLRACKGSCRTALALGVDHHNYHTLLADVSETYSRRKKKAPQDIPQITVRSLEEFALPSEAYKWIPTVQKELLTQFEDIPKNQIFVENGDS is encoded by the exons ATGGCCGGCGACAGTCCGACCTATTTCCTGGTGAACGACGCTGTCCTGCCCGGTTGGACGTTCCGCCGTGTTCCAGTAGCGAGTGG aatgactaaaagttgccgtgttgcgggttgtcacacaaggaagagttcggagctgcatttgaagttcttcattcttcctcgtgagaagaaaaggacaagcaaatggccaAAAGCAaacaatcgaggaacagtaaaaagacggttccgtggaccattcatggacattttattactg GACAGGAAGTGTCCATCCGGTTGCCGCTTGCAGGCCGCCCTTTCGCAGACTGACTCAGACACTGCCGCGAAGATCTATGAAGTCTGCAACAAGGCCAGGACGTCGGAAAGTTCACTTGAAAATGTGATGGCAAAAGTCGCCGATGTCTACCGCCGCCACAGGAAGGTCCTGGTCATCCGACACG TGTCGGAGCTAAAGTTGGTGCAAGACGGCGCTCAGCTAGCGAGGAAGCTAACGTCGCTGCGCCAACGATCCTTGCGGCTGCAAAGACGGCTGAAGCAGCTGAACGAGCGAGTCCGGCAGCAGGTGGAAGAACTTTGGCGAGCTGag GTGGACGTAGACATGAAACTGCGAGCGTGCAAGGGCTCCTGCAGGACGGCGCTAGCACTTGGCGTCGATCACCACAACTACCACACGCTTCTGGCCGACGTGTCTGAGACATATAGCCGGAGAAAGAAGAAGGCCCCACAAGATATCCCGCAAATCACAGTGCGCTCTCTGGAAGAGTTTGCGCTGCCGTCCGAAGCCTACAAGTGGATCCCCACCGTCCAGAAAGAGCTTCTCACCCAATTTGAAGACATTCCGAAAAACCAGATCTTTGTGGAAAATGGCGACTCCTAG
- the trim2b gene encoding tripartite motif-containing protein 2 isoform X1 — MATHQHSPDSSSEECTVLEAPPTKDTCPQHGGKVSEYCWACTRALCVECAPEHGDHSRASLSQALEQYRSFLETGMRAAHDRLPQISAAAVVVGEMVQQLTNQRAAIEEDILSSFEDLHKQLDVRKSVLLMELEVTYGLKHKVLQSQLESLQQGEGAVSSACARAKELLATDACATNLEVELELKEKLEELARRGLSCQPEENDQLDLILETDGLRKWIHNLGTIVTTSAVASQSEAMGAGLEQSIVGLPSSVTIVTRDKSGGACKSGNAILSAEVFTPDGSIVDGEILDHKNGTYEFVYVVPKEGDFSLALRLYDQHIKGSPFKLNVSTPQQVSPSTTTPSNSAANATPSTGSSEGAKRRGKSPGQKKKGSKRASSALGTPRRKTQNPIEDDLIFRIGTKGRNKGEFTNLQGVAAAASGNILIADSNNQCVQVFSSQGEFKSRFGVRGRSPGQLQRPTGVAVHASGDIIIADYDNKWVSIFSSEGKFKAKLGSGRLMGPKGVSVDHEGHVIVVDNKACTVFIFQLTGKLVTKFGSRGNGDKQFAGPHFAAVNKNNEIIVTDFHNHSVKVFSPEGELLLKFGSNGEGNGQFNAPTGVAVDANGNIIVADWGNSRIQVFDGSGSFLSYINTSADPLYGPQGLALTQDGHVVVADSGNHCFKVYRYLQ, encoded by the exons ATGGCGACACATCAACACTCTCCGGATAGCAGCAGTGAGGAGTGTACCGTGCTGGAGGCTCCGCCCACTAAGGACACCTGCCCGCAGCATGGCGGCAAG GTGTCCGAGTACTGCTGGGCGTGCACACGAGCGCTGTGTGTCGAGTGCGCGCCTGAGCATGGCGACCACTCTAGGGCTTCTTTAAGCCAGGCTTTGGAGCAGTACCGGAGTTTCTTGGAGACAGGAATGAGGGCGGCTCACGACAG ACTGCCGCAGATTTCTGCCGCCGCCGTGGTGGTGGGGGAGATGGTCCAGCAGCTGACAAATCAGAGGGCGGCCATCGAGGAGGACATTCTATCCAGCTTCGAGGACCTTCACAAGCAGTTGGACGTGAGGAAGAGTGTTCTACTCATGGAGTTGGAGGTCACCTATGGCTTGAAGCACAAG GTGCTCCAGTCCCAGCTTGAGAGCCTCCAGCAGGGAGAAGGTGCCGTGTCGTCTGCATGCGCCCGCGCAAAGGAGCTATTAGCGACTGATGCGTGTGCCACTAACTTGGAAGTGGAGCTGGAGCTCAAGGAGAAGCTGGAGGAACTGGCCAGACGGGGTCTGTCCTGTCAGCCGGAGGAGAACGACCAACTGGACCTGATCCTAGAGACAGACGGACTGCGAAAGTGGATTCACAACCTAGGCACCATCGTGACCACCAG TGCAGTGGCAAGCCAGAGTGAAGCCATGGGCGCCGGCCTGGAGCAAAGCATCGTGGGACTCCCTTCCTCTGTCACCATAGTAACCCGAGACAAGTCCGGAGGGGCCTGCAAGAGCGGGAACGCAATCCTGTCTGCTGAG GTGTTTACACCCGATGGCAGCATCGTGGACGGCGAGATCTTGGACCACAAGAATGGAACGTATGAGTTTGTTTACGTGGTACCCAAAGAGGGTGACTTTTCACTGGCGCTGCGTCTGTATGACCAACACATTAAAGGAAGTCCCTTCAAGCTAAATGTTAGCACGCCACAG CAGGTGTCGCCCTCCACAACCACGCCCTCCAACTCCGCTGCCAACGCCACACCATCTACAGGCTCCTCAGAAGGCGCCAAAAGGCGGGGCAAGTCCCCAGGCCAGAAGAAGAAGGGCTCCAAGAGAGCCAGCAGCGCCTTGGGAACGCCACGCCGCAAAACCCAGAACCCCATCGAGGATGACCTGATCTTTCGGATCGGAACTAAGGGCCGGAACAAAGGAGAGTTTACCAATCTTCAAGGAGTCGCCGCGGCAGCCAGCGGGAACATTCTGATCGCCGACAGCAACAACCAGTGTGTGCAG GTTTTCTCCAGCCAGGGAGAATTCAAAAGTCGATTTGGGGTGCGTGGGCGGTCCCCGGGGCAACTGCAGCGGCCCACGGGCGTGGCAGTGCACGCCAGCGGTGACATCATCATCGCCGACTACGACAACAAGTGGGTGAGCATCTTCTCCAGTGAGGGTAAATTCAAG GCCAAGCTGGGTTCGGGTAGGCTGATGGGACCCAAGGGTGTGTCGGTGGACCACGAAGGTCACGTGATTGTAGTGGACAACAAAGCCTGCACAGTTTTCATCTTCCAGCTGACTGGAAAGCTCGTCACCAAGTTCGGGAGCCGCGGGAACGGCGACAAACAGTTTGCAG GTCCGCACTTCGCCGCTGTCAACAAAAACAACGAGATCATAGTGACAGACTTCCACAATCACTCTGTCAAG GTGTTCTCTCCTGAAGGAGAGCTTCTTCTTAAGTTTGGTTCTAACGGCGAAGGCAACGGGCAGTTCAACGCCCCCACCGGCGTGGCCGTTGACGCCAATGGAAACATCATTGTTGCCGACTGGGGTAACAGCCGTATACAG GTGTTTGACGGCAGCGGCTCCTTTCTGTCCTACATTAACACGTCAGCCGACCCTCTGTACGGGCCGCAGGGATTGGCCCTGACCCAGGACGGACATGTGGTGGTGGCCGACTCAGGAAACCACTGCTTCAAAGTTTACCGCTACCTACAGTGA
- the fgb gene encoding fibrinogen beta chain, which translates to MKTIRTFLLLFLCVSGAAPQGDLDYDDYDSTDPKTSSKTNSTDQTAPDARGHRPLSRGRDVYSPNRYLPPPISGGSRYHGRPTSPSRGRQVVEEEKPVHRESGGCSYGAGELGVLCPTGCELKTALLKQEKSVITSINELTPQVNDLSRSSNVVYNYATEMSSSLTERQRIIGDNGRVINQFTDQVEDQHAFIKETVDTVFPSTIRVLKGVVEKLRLKIEKLEQAIQKQREECKEPCETKCPIPVVTGKECEDIYRRGGRESQMYVVQPDPFASPYKVFCDQSSSNGGWLLIQNRLDGSVDFGRRWDEYRRGFGNIAFDVGKGYCQTPGEYWLGNERISQLTKMGPTELLIEMEDWTGAKVNAQYRRFTMQSESTNYVLAVSDYSGNAGNCLLDGALELFGVNRTMTKHNGAMFSTHDRDNDNWSPGDPSKQCAREDGGGWWYNRCHSANPNGRYYMNGAYTKQMAKHGTDDGVVWMNWKGSWYSLKAISMKIRPVFAS; encoded by the exons ATGAAGACGATACGCACGTTCTTGCTGCTGTTCCTGTGCGTAAGTGGTGCGGCACCACAGGGCGACTTGGACTATGATGACTACGACAGCACG GACCCAAAGACCTCATCAAAGACAAACTCAACG GACCAAACAGCACCGGACGCCCGCGGACACCGCCCGCTCAGTCGGGGACGGGACGTCTACAGCCCAAACCGCTATTTACCGCCGCCTATTAGCGGTGGCAGTAG GTATCATGGACGCCCTACCAGCCCATCTAGAGGGCGACAGGTAGTGGAGGAGGAGAAGCCGGTGCACCGCGAGTCAGGCGGGTGTTCATACGGTGCTGGAGAACTG GGTGTGCTGTGTCCGACCGGCTGCGAGTTGAAGACGGCGCTTCTCAAACAGGAGAAGAGTGTCATCACG AGCATCAACGAGCTGACGCCTCAGGTGAACGATTTGTCGCGCTCATCCAACGTGGTCTACAACTACGCCACCGAAATGTCATCCTCGCTGACCGAGCGTCAGCGAATCATCGGAG ACAATGGCCGTGTGATCAATCAGTTCACGGATCAGGTGGAGGATCAGCACGCCTTCATCAAGGAGACAGTGGACACCGTGTTTCCCTCCACTATTCGGGTCCTGAAG GGAGTTGTGGAGAAGCTTCGCCTGAAGATCGAAAAACTGGAGCAGGCCATCCAGAAACAGAGGGAGGAGTGCAAGGAACCTTGCGAGACCAAATGTCCCATCCCAGTGGTGACCG GAAAGGAGTGCGAGGACATCTACCGCCGTGGAGGAAGAGAATCACAGATGTACGTAGTTCAACCGGATCCTTTCGCATCCCCGTACAAAGTCTTCTGTGACCAGAGCTCCAGTAACGGAG GATGGTTGCTCATCCAGAACCGACTGGACGGCAGCGTGGACTTTGGCCGGCGTTGGGACGAGTACCGACGTGGTTTTGGGAACATCGCATTCGATGTGGGCAAGGGTTATTGCCAGACCCCTGGCGAATACTGGCTAGGTAACGAGCGCATCAGTCAACTGACCAAAATGGGTCCGACGGAGCTTCTCATCGAGATGGAGGATTGGACAGGTGCTAAG GTCAACGCCCAATACCGCCGCTTCACCATGCAGTCAGAGTCGACAAACTACGTGCTAGCCGTGAGTGATTACTCAGGCAATGCAGGGAACTGTCTCCTGGATGGTGCGCTGGAGCTATTTGGGGTCAACCGCACAATGACGAAACACAACGGTGCCATGTTCAGCACCCATGACAGGGACAACGACAACTG GAGCCCTGGTGATCCCTCCAAGCAGTGCGCCAGAGAGGACGGCGGAGGCTGGTGGTACAACCGTTGTCACTCCGCCAATCCTAACGGGCGCTACTACATGAACGGCGCCTACACCAAGCAGATGGCCAAGCACGGCACAGACGACGGCGTGGTGTGGATGAACTGGAAGGGCAGCTGGTACTCGCTCAAGGCCATCAGCATGAAGATCAGACCTGTCTTCGCTTCCTGA
- the trim2b gene encoding tripartite motif-containing protein 2 isoform X2 — protein MATHQHSPDSSSEECTVLEAPPTKDTCPQHGGKVSEYCWACTRALCVECAPEHGDHSRASLSQALEQYRSFLETGMRAAHDRLPQISAAAVVVGEMVQQLTNQRAAIEEDILSSFEDLHKQLDVRKSVLLMELEVTYGLKHKVLQSQLESLQQGEGAVSSACARAKELLATDACATNLEVELELKEKLEELARRGLSCQPEENDQLDLILETDGLRKWIHNLGTIVTTSAVASQSEAMGAGLEQSIVGLPSSVTIVTRDKSGGACKSGNAILSAEVFTPDGSIVDGEILDHKNGTYEFVYVVPKEGDFSLALRLYDQHIKGSPFKLNVSTPQVSPSTTTPSNSAANATPSTGSSEGAKRRGKSPGQKKKGSKRASSALGTPRRKTQNPIEDDLIFRIGTKGRNKGEFTNLQGVAAAASGNILIADSNNQCVQVFSSQGEFKSRFGVRGRSPGQLQRPTGVAVHASGDIIIADYDNKWVSIFSSEGKFKAKLGSGRLMGPKGVSVDHEGHVIVVDNKACTVFIFQLTGKLVTKFGSRGNGDKQFAGPHFAAVNKNNEIIVTDFHNHSVKVFSPEGELLLKFGSNGEGNGQFNAPTGVAVDANGNIIVADWGNSRIQVFDGSGSFLSYINTSADPLYGPQGLALTQDGHVVVADSGNHCFKVYRYLQ, from the exons ATGGCGACACATCAACACTCTCCGGATAGCAGCAGTGAGGAGTGTACCGTGCTGGAGGCTCCGCCCACTAAGGACACCTGCCCGCAGCATGGCGGCAAG GTGTCCGAGTACTGCTGGGCGTGCACACGAGCGCTGTGTGTCGAGTGCGCGCCTGAGCATGGCGACCACTCTAGGGCTTCTTTAAGCCAGGCTTTGGAGCAGTACCGGAGTTTCTTGGAGACAGGAATGAGGGCGGCTCACGACAG ACTGCCGCAGATTTCTGCCGCCGCCGTGGTGGTGGGGGAGATGGTCCAGCAGCTGACAAATCAGAGGGCGGCCATCGAGGAGGACATTCTATCCAGCTTCGAGGACCTTCACAAGCAGTTGGACGTGAGGAAGAGTGTTCTACTCATGGAGTTGGAGGTCACCTATGGCTTGAAGCACAAG GTGCTCCAGTCCCAGCTTGAGAGCCTCCAGCAGGGAGAAGGTGCCGTGTCGTCTGCATGCGCCCGCGCAAAGGAGCTATTAGCGACTGATGCGTGTGCCACTAACTTGGAAGTGGAGCTGGAGCTCAAGGAGAAGCTGGAGGAACTGGCCAGACGGGGTCTGTCCTGTCAGCCGGAGGAGAACGACCAACTGGACCTGATCCTAGAGACAGACGGACTGCGAAAGTGGATTCACAACCTAGGCACCATCGTGACCACCAG TGCAGTGGCAAGCCAGAGTGAAGCCATGGGCGCCGGCCTGGAGCAAAGCATCGTGGGACTCCCTTCCTCTGTCACCATAGTAACCCGAGACAAGTCCGGAGGGGCCTGCAAGAGCGGGAACGCAATCCTGTCTGCTGAG GTGTTTACACCCGATGGCAGCATCGTGGACGGCGAGATCTTGGACCACAAGAATGGAACGTATGAGTTTGTTTACGTGGTACCCAAAGAGGGTGACTTTTCACTGGCGCTGCGTCTGTATGACCAACACATTAAAGGAAGTCCCTTCAAGCTAAATGTTAGCACGCCACAG GTGTCGCCCTCCACAACCACGCCCTCCAACTCCGCTGCCAACGCCACACCATCTACAGGCTCCTCAGAAGGCGCCAAAAGGCGGGGCAAGTCCCCAGGCCAGAAGAAGAAGGGCTCCAAGAGAGCCAGCAGCGCCTTGGGAACGCCACGCCGCAAAACCCAGAACCCCATCGAGGATGACCTGATCTTTCGGATCGGAACTAAGGGCCGGAACAAAGGAGAGTTTACCAATCTTCAAGGAGTCGCCGCGGCAGCCAGCGGGAACATTCTGATCGCCGACAGCAACAACCAGTGTGTGCAG GTTTTCTCCAGCCAGGGAGAATTCAAAAGTCGATTTGGGGTGCGTGGGCGGTCCCCGGGGCAACTGCAGCGGCCCACGGGCGTGGCAGTGCACGCCAGCGGTGACATCATCATCGCCGACTACGACAACAAGTGGGTGAGCATCTTCTCCAGTGAGGGTAAATTCAAG GCCAAGCTGGGTTCGGGTAGGCTGATGGGACCCAAGGGTGTGTCGGTGGACCACGAAGGTCACGTGATTGTAGTGGACAACAAAGCCTGCACAGTTTTCATCTTCCAGCTGACTGGAAAGCTCGTCACCAAGTTCGGGAGCCGCGGGAACGGCGACAAACAGTTTGCAG GTCCGCACTTCGCCGCTGTCAACAAAAACAACGAGATCATAGTGACAGACTTCCACAATCACTCTGTCAAG GTGTTCTCTCCTGAAGGAGAGCTTCTTCTTAAGTTTGGTTCTAACGGCGAAGGCAACGGGCAGTTCAACGCCCCCACCGGCGTGGCCGTTGACGCCAATGGAAACATCATTGTTGCCGACTGGGGTAACAGCCGTATACAG GTGTTTGACGGCAGCGGCTCCTTTCTGTCCTACATTAACACGTCAGCCGACCCTCTGTACGGGCCGCAGGGATTGGCCCTGACCCAGGACGGACATGTGGTGGTGGCCGACTCAGGAAACCACTGCTTCAAAGTTTACCGCTACCTACAGTGA
- the fga gene encoding fibrinogen alpha chain translates to MRDGGRGVSVQASKPVSFSNFGTFDEMPRPSLLACFGLLCAVSLAQGLDPRGARPVVPNTRSEKCPTQKEWPFCTDDDWGPKCPSGCRIQGLMEHQDHSLLKKIEKIRSLLEQNQQGQHKADQVTKQTYDYLKEKLILNSGQDDRYYNLAQNLRQRITDMKVKIDRQLRVLAALRDRVTDQVADMQKLEVDIDIKLRSCKGSCKSYSEHQVDHDSYVVLDKQINQLQAQQVQNIHLVRQMEVMRSLPLQQASQGGLQGANFKLGFKDVFQEVKSFQLILETEGSPSSPATISKVPGTSTSSSGPSKSITDLTGGSFGTGDFEDTPSPPIVDFTKCVTSVKKTTVMTDDGPVEKLVQTSQGGPECGVVTGTKGGLGSLFPGVSHVSTDIKTFHAGGVKGSHLDSKTGFSQPFAEVGFDLGKFFSDNTEDDVPDPHARSLQGVQVTRKIDYTGKDCVDIFHKHTQGESNGVFNVKVSQAAAPVSVYCQQEGLLGGWLLVQQRENGSLDFNRTWAEYREGFGHVDAQGRGEMWLGNRHLHLLTSQGENLLRVDLRDEQGGVTTAEYIVSVGSEVEGYPLRISGYSGNAGDALASHGKMKFSTWDRDHDTGAGNCALVHGGGWWYNDCQAANLNEGTGPVWGTVRPKSVQMFVRSATL, encoded by the exons ATGCGTGACGGGGGCAGGGGGGTGTCGGTTCAGGCTTCAAAACCAGTGAGCTTCAGTAACTTTGGAACATTTGACGAGATGCCACGACCAAGTTTACTGGCCTGCTTCGGCCTCTTATGCGCTGTCTCACTG GCCCAAGGGCTAGACCCCAGGGGGGCACGGCCTGTGGTGCCCAACACCAGATCTGAGAAGTGCCCCACGCAAAAGGAGTGGCCATTCTGCACTGACGACGACTGG GGTCCAAAGTGCCCATCGGGCTGCAGGATCCAAGGTTTGATGGAACACCAGGATCACAGCCTCCTAAAGAAAATTGAGAAGATTCGCAGTCTGTTAGAGCAGAACCAACAGGGGCAACACAAGGCCGACCAGGTGACCAAGCAAACGTACGACTACCTGAAGGAGAAGCTCATCCTCAACTCCG GTCAAGACGACCGCTACTACAACTTGGCTCAAAACCTCCGCCAGAGGATCACCGACATGAAGGTGAAGATCGACAGGCAGCTGAGGGTCTTGGCGGCCCTCCGTGACCGGGTGACGGATCAAGTGGCCGATATGCAGAAGCTGGAG GTGGACATTGACATCAAGTTGCGCTCCTGCAAAGGTTCCTGCAAGTCTTACTCTGAGCATCAGGTGGACCATGACAGCTACGTGGTTCTGGACAAACAG ATAAATCAGCTCCAAGCTCAGCAAGTTCAGAACATCCACTTGGTACGCCAGATGGAAGTGATGCGAAGCTTGCCACTGCAGCAAGCGTCGCAAGGAGGACTTCAGGGCGCCAATTTCAAATTGGGCTTCAAAGATGTCTTCCAAGAG GTGAAATCGTTCCAGTTGATACTTGAGACAGAAGGTTCCCCCTCCTCCCCAGCAACCATCTCCAAAGTTCCAGGTACTTCCACCTCTTCATCTGGCCCCTCCAAGTCCATCACTGACCTCACAGGAGGCTCGTTCGGCACCGGCGACTTTGAAGACACGCCCAGTCCCCCGATTGTCGACTTCACCAAATGCGTGACTTCTGTCAAGAAGACCACGGTGATGACAGATGACGGCCCGGTGGAAAAGCTAGTACAGACCAGTCAGGGCGGTCCCGAATGCGGGGTGGTGACCGGCACCAAAGGAGGGTTGGGTTCGCTCTTCCCCGGCGTGAGTCACGTCTCCACCGACATCAAGACCTTTCATGCGGGCGGGGTCAAGGGAAGCCACTTGGACTCCAAAACGGGCTTCTCGCAGCCTTTCGCCGAAGTGGGCTTTGACTTGGGAAAGTTCTTTAGCGACAACACGGAAGACGACGTTCCCGACCCTCATGCTCGTAGCTTGCAGGGAGTGCAGGTCACACGCAAGATCGATTACACGGGAAAAG ATTGCGTGGATATCTTCCACAAGCACACCCAGGGGGAAAGCAACGGCGTGTTTAACGTCAAAGTGTCCCAGGCAGCCGCACCGGTGTCAGTTTACTGCCAGCAGGAAGGACTGTTGGGGGGCTGGTTGTTAGTCCAGCAGAGAGAGAACGGCTCGCTCGACTTCAACCGTACTTGGGCCGAGTACCGAGAAGGTTTCGGACATGTGGACGCGCAAGGGAGGGGGGAGATGTGGCTGGGCAACCGACATCTTCACTTGTTGACCAGCCAGGGGGAGAACCTGCTTAGGGTGGACCTGCGGGACGAGCAGGGGGGCGTAACCACTGCGGAATATATCGTTAGCGTAGGTTCCGAGGTGGAGGGCTACCCGTTACGCATCTCCGGCTACAGCGGCAACGCGGGAGATGCCCTGGCGTCACACGGAAAGATGAAGTTCAGTACCTGGGACCGAGACCACGACACGGGGGCGGGTAACTGCGCGTTGGTACACGGCGGGGGCTGGTGGTATAATGACTGCCAGGCGGCCAACCTCAATGAAGGCACTGGCCCCGTGTGGGGCACTGTCAGGCCCAAGAGCGTTCAAATGTTTGTGCGATCTGCCACGTTGTGA